From a single Ornithorhynchus anatinus isolate Pmale09 chromosome 4, mOrnAna1.pri.v4, whole genome shotgun sequence genomic region:
- the CDK9 gene encoding cyclin-dependent kinase 9, whose amino-acid sequence MAKQYDTVDCPFCDEVSKYEKLAKIGQGTFGEVFKAKHRQTGKKVALKKVLMENEKEGFPITALREIKILQLLKHENVVNLIEICRTKASPYNRCKGSIYLVFDFCEHDLAGLLSNTHVKFTLSEIKKVMQMLLNGLYYIHRNKILHRDMKAANVLITRDGVLKLADFGLARAFSLAKNSQPNHYTNRVVTLWYRPPELLLGERDYGPPIDLWGGGCIMAEMWTRSPIMQGNTEQHQLTLISQLCGSITPEVWPNVDKYELYQKLDLPRGQKRKVKERLKAYVKDPYALDLIDKLLVLDPAQRIDSDDALNHDFFWSDPMPSDLKNMLSTHSTSMFEYLAPPRRRGGHMPQQPANQSRNPAATNQTEFDRVF is encoded by the exons ATGGCCAAGCAGTACGACACGGTGGACTGCCCCTTCTGCGACGAGGTCTCCAAGTACGAGAAGCTCGCCAAGATCGGCCAGGGCACCTTCGG GGAGGTGTTTAAGGCCAAGCATCGGCAGACGGGCAAGAAGGTAGCTCTGAAGAAAGTGCTCATGGAGAACGAGAAGGAGGGG TTTCCCATCACTGCCCTGCGGGAGATCAAGATCCTGCAACTCCTCAAGCACGAGAACGTGGTCAACCTGATAGAGATCTGCCGGACCAAGG CCTCCCCGTACAACCGCTGCAAGGGCAGCATCTACCTAGTGTTCGATTTCTGTGAGCATGACCTGGCGGGCCTGCTGAGCAACACGCACGTCAAGTTCACCCTCTCGGAGATCAAGAAGGTCATGCAGATGTTGCTCAACGGCCTCTACTACATCCACCGGAACAAG ATATTACACCGGGACATGAAGGCAGCCAACGTCCTCATCACCCGGGACGGGGTCCTCAAGCTGGCCGACTTTGGGTTGGCGCGAGCCTTCAGCCTGGCCAAGAACAGCCAGCCCAACCACTACACCAACCGGGTGGTGACCCTCTGGTACCGCCCCCCGGAGCTGCTCTTAG GGGAGCGGGACTACGGCCCCCCCATCGACCTGTGGGGCGGGGGTTGCATCATGGCCGAGATGTGGACCCGCAGCCCCATCATGCAGGGCAACACGGAGCAGCACCAGCTGACGCTCATCAGCCAGCTTTGCGGCTCCATCACCCCCGAG GTGTGGCCCAACGTGGACAAGTACGAGCTGTACCAGAAGCTGGACCTGCCCAGGGGCCAGAAGCGGAAGGTGAAGGAGCGGCTCAAGGCCTACGTCAAAGACCCCTACGCCTTGGACCTGATCGACAAGCTGCTGGTGCTGGACCCGGCTCAGCGCATCGACAGCGACGACGCCCTGAACCACGACTTCTTCTGGTCGGACCCCATGCCCTCGGACCTCAAGAACATGCTGTCCACCCACAGCACCTCCATGTTCGAGTACCTGGCCCCGCCCCGCCGGAGGGGCGGCCACATGCCCCAGCAGCCGGCCAATCAGAGCCGCAACCCGGCGGCTACTAATCAGACAGAGTTTGACCGCGTGTTCTAG